A genomic window from Verrucomicrobiota bacterium includes:
- a CDS encoding CsbD family protein: MNSTTIKGNWNIITGKLKQKYATLTDDDLTYLEGKEDEMVGRIQKKVGKSKDEIRDYINELTKD; encoded by the coding sequence ATGAATAGCACGACAATCAAAGGTAATTGGAATATTATTACCGGTAAGTTGAAACAAAAATATGCCACCCTCACGGACGATGATCTAACCTATCTTGAAGGCAAAGAAGATGAGATGGTCGGACGCATCCAGAAAAAAGTCGGAAAATCGAAAGATGAAATCCGCGACTACATTAACGAGCTCACTAAGGACTAA
- a CDS encoding ferritin-like domain-containing protein — MNKIKSLYDLFISEIKDLYDAEGQLVKAIPAMVAAAEAPELKSAFSTHLAATKIHLTRLENILKAHNEPVKGKHCAAMEGLIKECTEMVKEDAEPTVRDAGLIACAQRVEHYEIAGYGCVRTFAKVLGFNECSEHLQKTLDEEIETDLALTDLATSLINIEAANTAQD; from the coding sequence ATGAACAAAATAAAATCCCTCTACGACCTTTTCATCTCAGAAATAAAAGATCTCTATGATGCTGAAGGACAACTCGTCAAAGCGATCCCAGCAATGGTAGCAGCAGCAGAAGCTCCTGAGCTAAAATCAGCTTTTTCAACACACCTCGCGGCTACCAAGATACATCTTACACGCCTTGAAAACATCCTCAAAGCACATAATGAACCCGTAAAAGGAAAACATTGTGCTGCCATGGAGGGACTGATCAAAGAATGTACTGAAATGGTCAAAGAGGACGCAGAACCCACCGTGCGTGACGCAGGTCTGATCGCCTGTGCCCAACGTGTAGAACACTATGAGATCGCTGGTTACGGGTGTGTCCGCACCTTTGCAAAAGTCCTCGGGTTTAACGAATGCAGCGAGCATCTGCAAAAAACCCTGGATGAAGAGATCGAAACCGACTTAGCACTCACAGACTTGGCAACGTCTCTTATTAATATAGAGGCTGCTAATACTGCTCAGGATTAA